Proteins encoded by one window of Gemmatimonas aurantiaca:
- a CDS encoding S9 family peptidase, whose translation MHVSAHWRRAPYALALLACVAPAALIAQPPGRGGGGGGAGGGGGAPANPANALPPLPKGPRAMMLRDWYRVASLSTPAVSPDGKRVAVTVTRPVEAENRRHSEIWVVDVAGGEPQRWTSPSTESSNPRWSADGKYLFFTSQRAGGTGNTWAIRLDQPSGEAIQVGDYPNGSLPDNAAFAVFTDAGRPAPTAPSPDPFGQMQTMARPPFDAITRPAATARFDGRHVVDMSYKVNGVGFVPGRRVARTWRPTQLARQAFGDTAKKVITSTFYSHRGPVVSPDGKWIAFTADARLRPDSVVDLERDSIAKLPYNKVRDEAERNDADIYIIDANGGTPRKLTEWMGAESQITWSPDGKQIAFIGRPARTKNSNIYVVDVAGGTPRALLGNWQYEPGSIDWLPNGSIQFTAEIGGRSAVMRADMNGKAAPTEVVSGRRQLRGVSYDAKGQTMAFVATSMNKPTELFVANADGSGERQLSNFNKDVNADVVWSDAERFTYKSVGNLEIEGWLMKPYGYESGKKYPMVIYIHGGPHSSYGEGWFDEFQNLAAQGMFVLFTNPRGSSGYGAAFTYSTRGRWGMEDYQDLMKAVDIVSVRADVDSTKMGATGGSYGGFMTTWLATKTTRFKAIETDRTITDWTYWYGSSDAQGLTEFEFYGKPWDNQKLYDDLSPIRYVNKVKTPMLIVQSEEDHRTPMGSAEIWFMSLKKQGVPVELVRYPRSNHDLSRTGEPWLLVDRLGRLRQWFGYWLQGVQPGTMAN comes from the coding sequence ATGCACGTGTCCGCCCACTGGCGACGCGCCCCGTATGCGCTCGCCCTCCTGGCTTGTGTGGCCCCGGCCGCACTGATCGCTCAACCGCCCGGACGTGGAGGTGGCGGTGGTGGCGCCGGCGGTGGTGGAGGGGCGCCGGCCAACCCGGCCAATGCCCTGCCGCCGCTGCCCAAGGGCCCCCGCGCCATGATGCTGCGCGACTGGTATCGCGTGGCCTCCCTCAGCACGCCGGCCGTGTCTCCCGACGGCAAGCGGGTCGCGGTGACCGTCACACGCCCGGTCGAAGCCGAGAACCGCCGGCACAGTGAAATCTGGGTGGTGGACGTGGCCGGTGGAGAACCCCAGCGGTGGACGTCGCCCAGCACCGAGAGCAGCAATCCCCGCTGGTCGGCCGACGGCAAGTATCTGTTCTTCACCTCACAGCGGGCCGGGGGCACGGGCAACACCTGGGCCATCCGTCTCGATCAGCCCAGCGGCGAAGCCATTCAGGTGGGCGACTACCCGAACGGGTCCCTGCCCGACAACGCCGCGTTCGCGGTGTTCACCGATGCTGGTCGGCCCGCTCCGACGGCGCCCAGCCCCGATCCGTTCGGGCAGATGCAGACCATGGCGCGTCCGCCGTTCGACGCCATCACGCGTCCGGCGGCCACCGCGCGGTTCGATGGCCGTCATGTCGTGGACATGAGCTACAAGGTCAACGGCGTGGGCTTCGTGCCCGGTCGTCGGGTGGCGCGCACCTGGCGTCCCACGCAGCTCGCCCGTCAGGCGTTCGGCGACACGGCGAAGAAGGTCATCACCAGCACGTTCTACTCGCATCGCGGCCCGGTGGTCTCGCCCGATGGCAAGTGGATCGCGTTCACGGCCGACGCGCGACTGCGTCCCGATTCGGTGGTCGATCTCGAGCGTGATTCGATCGCCAAGCTGCCGTACAACAAGGTGCGCGACGAAGCGGAGCGCAACGATGCGGACATCTACATCATCGACGCGAACGGCGGCACGCCGCGCAAGCTGACCGAGTGGATGGGCGCGGAGTCGCAGATCACCTGGTCGCCCGATGGCAAGCAGATCGCCTTCATCGGCCGTCCGGCGCGGACGAAGAACTCCAACATCTACGTGGTCGACGTGGCCGGTGGCACGCCGCGCGCGCTGCTGGGCAACTGGCAGTACGAACCCGGCAGCATCGACTGGCTGCCGAACGGCAGCATCCAGTTCACCGCCGAAATCGGTGGACGGTCGGCGGTGATGCGCGCCGACATGAACGGTAAGGCGGCGCCCACGGAAGTGGTGAGCGGCCGTCGCCAGCTGCGTGGCGTGAGCTACGACGCCAAGGGACAGACCATGGCCTTCGTGGCCACGTCGATGAACAAGCCCACCGAACTGTTCGTCGCCAACGCCGATGGCTCGGGTGAGCGTCAGCTCTCCAACTTCAACAAGGACGTCAACGCCGACGTGGTGTGGAGCGATGCCGAACGCTTCACCTACAAGAGTGTGGGCAACCTGGAGATCGAAGGCTGGCTCATGAAGCCGTACGGCTACGAGTCGGGCAAGAAGTATCCGATGGTCATCTACATCCACGGCGGCCCGCACTCGTCGTACGGCGAAGGCTGGTTCGACGAATTCCAGAACCTCGCGGCGCAGGGGATGTTCGTGTTGTTCACGAACCCGCGCGGATCGAGCGGGTATGGCGCGGCCTTCACGTACAGCACGCGCGGTCGCTGGGGCATGGAAGACTACCAGGATCTCATGAAGGCGGTGGACATCGTCTCCGTGCGCGCCGACGTGGACAGCACGAAGATGGGTGCCACCGGTGGTTCCTATGGCGGCTTTATGACCACCTGGCTGGCCACCAAGACCACGCGCTTCAAAGCCATCGAAACCGATCGCACCATCACCGACTGGACGTACTGGTACGGTTCGAGCGATGCGCAGGGGCTGACGGAGTTCGAGTTCTACGGCAAGCCGTGGGACAACCAGAAGCTGTACGACGACCTCTCGCCCATCCGCTACGTGAACAAGGTGAAGACACCGATGCTCATCGTGCAGAGCGAAGAGGATCATCGCACGCCGATGGGCAGCGCCGAGATCTGGTTCATGTCGCTCAAGAAGCAGGGGGTGCCGGTGGAGCTGGTGCGGTATCCGCGCTCCAATCACGATCTGAGCCGCACGGGTGAGCCGTGGCTGCTGGTGGATCGTCTCGGTCGTCTGC
- a CDS encoding M20/M25/M40 family metallo-hydrolase, with protein sequence MTLPRCSSQNRLGRLSAIGALLFVLTGPAASEAGAQIKPLADPTTARMMQRLQALSADSMEGRRSGSPGAAKARRWIVAELSTMGVKPAGASYEVPVALRPRGGGPDTLGANIVARIPGTKGSGPVLVLSAHYDHLGVRNGEIYNGADDDASGCVALLTIAERLMKERPQHDVILAFFDAEESGMVGSKAFAAAPPVPLDRIGLNINLDMVARQDGGALWVSGTSHTPGLKPLADAAAKASAVPIRFGHDTRDLKPGDDWTNSSDHAAFHAKGIPFLYLGVEDHPDYHKPGDDADKVDPAFYRGTTEFAFGLLKRADAALEQIAGMRRH encoded by the coding sequence ATGACACTTCCCAGGTGCAGTTCTCAGAACCGTTTGGGCCGCCTCAGCGCGATCGGCGCCCTCCTGTTCGTACTGACAGGGCCCGCCGCCAGCGAAGCGGGCGCGCAAATCAAGCCCCTCGCCGACCCGACCACCGCGCGCATGATGCAGCGCCTCCAGGCGCTCTCTGCCGACTCCATGGAGGGCCGCCGCTCCGGATCGCCCGGGGCCGCCAAGGCCCGGCGGTGGATCGTCGCCGAACTCAGCACCATGGGCGTGAAGCCCGCCGGCGCATCGTACGAGGTGCCGGTGGCCCTGCGCCCCCGCGGAGGAGGCCCCGATACGCTGGGCGCCAACATCGTGGCGCGTATTCCGGGCACGAAGGGCAGTGGCCCCGTGCTCGTGCTCAGTGCGCACTACGACCATCTGGGCGTCCGCAACGGCGAGATCTACAACGGCGCCGACGACGATGCGTCCGGGTGCGTGGCGCTGCTGACCATCGCCGAGCGGTTGATGAAGGAGCGCCCGCAGCACGACGTGATCCTGGCGTTTTTTGACGCCGAGGAGAGCGGGATGGTGGGATCAAAAGCGTTCGCGGCGGCGCCGCCGGTTCCGCTCGATCGCATCGGGCTGAACATCAATCTCGACATGGTGGCCCGGCAGGATGGCGGCGCCCTGTGGGTCTCGGGCACGTCCCATACACCCGGTCTCAAGCCCCTGGCCGACGCGGCCGCCAAGGCGTCGGCCGTGCCCATCCGCTTCGGGCACGACACGCGCGATCTCAAGCCCGGCGACGATTGGACCAACTCTTCCGACCACGCCGCCTTCCACGCCAAGGGCATCCCGTTCCTGTATCTCGGCGTCGAAGATCACCCCGACTATCACAAACCCGGCGATGACGCCGACAAGGTGGACCCGGCGTTCTACCGCGGGACGACGGAGTTTGCGTTCGGTCTGCTGAAGCGCGCCGATGCCGCCCTGGAGCAGATTGCGGGGATGCGGCGCCACTGA
- a CDS encoding DUF4403 family protein, with translation MTSPPAPPAALAVIPVRVTYVLSALRPSLDSLFPERDSLSEARCANAAGLVCHQYVYRRDSLILRGTENRLQIDTRLTYRARVGTLGSARVAGCGYAPEAMRRADLHMTTALFWRRDWRIGSRDTRLVATLRDPCLVTALGLNATRTLQSVIDKQLAAFAAQADSAIPVAGDFRPLADSLWRSFLAPTPLDSTGTLWLLLDPQTVRVTPFVGAGRNITTTLVLYARPRVLAGARPATVDKPLPVLALGEGAADFRVPVSVELPFAELQRMALEQLAEETARQSVKVDSVLLRGAGDSLFVDLAVSGALTGRLTLVSRPRWDAAARELRLDDLDWTLQSRGRLARIKATLATPLVARAVRRATSGGRVPLGAQLDSVRTELLLKLNGTLAPGVVMGSSVRDVQILSVRTTPSAIVVQAFLSGQSGVWVQ, from the coding sequence ATGACCTCACCGCCAGCGCCCCCGGCCGCGCTGGCCGTCATCCCGGTGCGGGTGACGTACGTGCTCTCGGCCCTGCGTCCCTCGCTGGACTCCCTGTTTCCCGAGCGCGATTCCCTTTCCGAGGCGCGCTGCGCGAACGCGGCGGGGCTGGTCTGTCACCAGTACGTGTACCGACGGGACTCGCTGATTCTCCGCGGCACCGAGAACCGTCTGCAGATCGACACCCGTCTCACGTACCGCGCACGCGTGGGGACACTGGGCAGCGCCCGGGTGGCCGGGTGTGGATACGCACCCGAAGCCATGCGGCGTGCCGATCTGCACATGACCACCGCACTCTTCTGGCGGCGCGACTGGCGGATCGGATCGCGGGACACGCGTCTCGTGGCCACGCTGCGCGATCCCTGTCTCGTGACGGCGCTTGGCCTCAACGCCACACGCACGCTGCAGTCGGTGATCGACAAGCAGCTGGCCGCCTTTGCCGCCCAGGCCGACAGCGCCATTCCCGTGGCCGGCGACTTCCGGCCCCTGGCCGACTCCCTCTGGCGCAGCTTTCTGGCCCCCACACCGCTCGATTCCACGGGCACCCTGTGGCTGTTGCTCGATCCGCAGACCGTTCGGGTCACGCCTTTTGTCGGCGCCGGACGCAACATCACCACCACGCTGGTGCTCTACGCCCGCCCCCGGGTCCTGGCCGGCGCCCGCCCCGCCACCGTCGACAAACCGCTTCCCGTACTCGCCCTGGGAGAAGGCGCTGCCGATTTCCGCGTGCCGGTGTCGGTGGAGCTGCCGTTTGCCGAACTCCAGCGCATGGCGTTGGAGCAGCTGGCCGAGGAGACCGCGCGCCAGAGTGTGAAAGTGGACAGTGTCCTGCTGCGTGGGGCGGGGGACAGCCTGTTCGTCGATCTCGCGGTGTCGGGTGCGCTGACCGGGCGTCTGACGTTGGTGTCGCGTCCCCGCTGGGATGCCGCCGCCCGCGAGCTTCGCCTCGACGATCTCGATTGGACGTTGCAAAGCCGAGGCCGCCTGGCTCGGATCAAAGCCACCCTGGCCACCCCGTTGGTTGCCCGGGCCGTCCGACGGGCCACGAGCGGCGGCCGGGTGCCCCTGGGAGCGCAGCTCGATTCCGTACGGACCGAACTGCTGCTCAAGCTCAACGGGACGCTGGCACCAGGCGTGGTGATGGGCAGCAGCGTTCGCGACGTGCAGATTCTCAGCGTCCGCACCACGCCCTCGGCCATCGTCGTGCAGGCGTTTCTGTCGGGGCAGAGTGGGGTGTGGGTGCAGTGA